The stretch of DNA TTACAACCCAACCTATTTTACATTTATGATCAATGATTTTAAGCCAATCTTTCGAAGAATTCACTACTCTTAAAAATGTTCCACGATCTAATGTTGTCACTATTTGACTGCTTGTATTTTCTTTCTTGCGCACGTTAAGTGCTGTTGTAGCAACCTCAACAATTTTAAATTTTGAACTTTTGCTTTGAAAATTTGAACACCTATCTGTTGCATTAATGAAAGATTTAACTCTTTTCAGTTTGGTGGCTTGTTTCTTTTTTTGGATGTCTGCCATAATAATAGAACAATCAAATTTCCTTTTAACTTTAAGGGAAGTTTTAACTACTTCATTGCAAGCTTCCGCAAGATCATCATAAGTATCTACTGCTCCTTTACCCGATTTTTTAGCCCAATTGAAACAAGGAAGACTTTTCAATTTCAGCATTTTCTTAGGAACCCACCACCATTTCTCATATTTTTCTTTTGATAACCGATGCTCATCTAATTTTGAAAAAACTTGATTTCTAAACTCAGTTTCACATTCCCAAGGGATGGATTCTTCCGCAATTACAATGGAGGGGGACAATAAGAAAAAAACAATAAATAGAGTATATACAAAATTTTTATTCATCTGGAATTTTCCTTATTTTTCATTATTAACTGGAAAAAAGGGGTCAGAAAAGGGGTCAAGTCTACTTTTGACTCTTATACAAGCCAAAAGTAGACTTGACCCCTTTTTTCTGGTACTGGTTTAAATCCAAACTCATTGCCTATGCTATTCAATTAAAAACTCTTATAGAGATACATCTTTCTCCGTATATCTAAAACATTCAAATTTTCTCGGTAATAAAACAACTCATTAAATTATTAGTATTACTTGTGATATGGTACATTCACTGCCTTATTCGAAGGTTTTACATTTTTACAAATATGGACATAACTCCATTGGTAATAATCCAAATTTTTATTTAGTTGAATATTGCCTTCTGTTTCCCAGTGCACATATCACCAAAAACGGCGAAAAACAGAATAAGTAATAGTACATTCATGGTGAATGGAACTGCCTTCCACATGTTTACCTCTCCTTGCTTTCAACTTATCATCAAAAATAAACGCTTTGATTTATTCCTTGTTTAACTCGTTCTCAATAAAAATACGCTTGGCTGTTATTTGTCGCAACTTACGCCATATTAAGTCTTCTCTTTTTTGAAGTTATATACACCGATGATAAATGCAAACATCACCTGAAGTAGTTCATCGCCTTTTTGCTTGCGAAAGACGATTTTTGTCAATAATTTTGAAAACCTAATTGTCGAATTGCAGTTTCCAATTTGTTATCTGCTAAAACTCCTGGTTCACTCAAATGTTCTACTACGAGAACTGCATTTAAAAGCTTTCGTGTCGACTTCTTCATCTTTGCTCAGGGAGTTAGTGGTGTTGCTTAATACCTTCGAAAAATAAAGATCACACCATCGCTACCAGATTATTAATACTATTAATATCAAAATATTATACAAAACATACGGCGTAAATTTTTCCCCTAAAATGTGAGATTAAAACATTCCATTGAGTTAATGATACGTTTTAGATATCATGTTTTATCGAAAAACGTTTTGATAAAAAGACGGTCCTAATTAACGGTGTCCCAAAAAAAAAAATGCAACCAAGGTTGTTGTAATTTCTCTTATCTTTGGGATCTTTTTAGATAATGCAAGACATACAAATCAATGGCAGATCAAACAGCAGAAGAATTAAAACAGATTATTGAAAAATTAGAAGAAAAACTAGTAAAGGCCGAAGCGGAAAGGAAGCAATCGGCAAATGAATCTAACAAATTAAACATAGCTTTGAAGCAGACAAATCGAGATCTTGATCAACGCGTTAGAGAGCGAGCTCAAGCGTTGCAAGAAAGTGAAAACCGATTGAGATTGGCTCTGGAAGGGGCTAATGAAGGGCTGTGGGTGATTGACTTTATCGATGATGAAATGCGTTTCTCAACAAAATCTGCGGAAATGCTCGGATATTCCTTGGATGAAATGGGAAATACATCCAATATATGGGATCAGTCTACCCATCACGATGACTGGCCAATCGTTGAAAAGGCTCTGAATGACCATTTTGAGGGAAGAACCGATCACTATGAAGCAGAATATCGAGTTAAAACAAAATCGAATGAATGGAAATGGATTCTGGGTCATGGTCGAGTAACGAAAAAAGATAAGAAAGGAAAACCGCTGCAAGCAATCGGCACTCATGTTGATATTACAAACCTCAAGCATACGGAATTGGCATTGAGAAAAAGCGAGGAACAATTCCGGTCTTTGGTCGAAAAATTGCCTTTAGGTCTACTGATTTTAGACTCATCCAGAAACATCGAATACTTCAATCCAAAATTTCACGAAATTTTTGGCTATTCCAAGGAAGATCTCCCAGATATCAGCTCCTGGTTCAATAAAGCTTATCCGGATGATGATTATCGCAAAAACATTATCGACATTTGGGATACGTGGTGGCAAAACGGGACCACAGTCAAAGAATATGATCCCGAGATTTTTACGGTTAGATGTAAAAACGGTGAAGATAAAATTATCTACTTTAGGCATGTTGGCTTGCAGCAAAAAAAACATTTTGTTGTTTATGAGAATATCACCACACGTGTCAAGGCAGAAGAATCCCTGAAAAAAAGAGAAAAAGAGCTGGAGATAAAAACCGGCAATCTTGAAGAAGTAAATATTGCACTAAAGGTTTTACTTCAAAGAAGAGATGAAGACAAAACCGAAATGGAAGAAAAGATCCTATTCAATGTCAAAAAGCTCATTTTTCCCTATCTCGAAAAATTGGATACCAGCGGTTTAAATGATAGTCAAGCCTCCTATTTGAGTATCCTGAAAGCAAATCTTGAAAATGTAATCTCTCCTTTTTCAAAAAAGCTTTCGGCCGTTCATCTCGGCTTAACTCCGAGAGAAATTCAAGTGGCCAACCTAATTAAAGAAGACAAAACAACCAAAGAAATCGTAGAAATGTTGTATATTTCTGAAAGTTCTGTCGATTTT from Bacteroidota bacterium encodes:
- a CDS encoding SH3 domain-containing protein, which gives rise to MNKNFVYTLFIVFFLLSPSIVIAEESIPWECETEFRNQVFSKLDEHRLSKEKYEKWWWVPKKMLKLKSLPCFNWAKKSGKGAVDTYDDLAEACNEVVKTSLKVKRKFDCSIIMADIQKKKQATKLKRVKSFINATDRCSNFQSKSSKFKIVEVATTALNVRKKENTSSQIVTTLDRGTFLRVVNSSKDWLKIIDHKCKIGWVVKYLTKNVQPK
- a CDS encoding PAS domain S-box protein: MADQTAEELKQIIEKLEEKLVKAEAERKQSANESNKLNIALKQTNRDLDQRVRERAQALQESENRLRLALEGANEGLWVIDFIDDEMRFSTKSAEMLGYSLDEMGNTSNIWDQSTHHDDWPIVEKALNDHFEGRTDHYEAEYRVKTKSNEWKWILGHGRVTKKDKKGKPLQAIGTHVDITNLKHTELALRKSEEQFRSLVEKLPLGLLILDSSRNIEYFNPKFHEIFGYSKEDLPDISSWFNKAYPDDDYRKNIIDIWDTWWQNGTTVKEYDPEIFTVRCKNGEDKIIYFRHVGLQQKKHFVVYENITTRVKAEESLKKREKELEIKTGNLEEVNIALKVLLQRRDEDKTEMEEKILFNVKKLIFPYLEKLDTSGLNDSQASYLSILKANLENVISPFSKKLSAVHLGLTPREIQVANLIKEDKTTKEIVEMLYISESSVDFHRHNIRKKMGFLNQKVNLKSHLKLM